In the Hyphomonadaceae bacterium BL14 genome, one interval contains:
- a CDS encoding DUF1838 domain-containing protein gives MVIRLLALVGVLGWSAAAQAEDTGPFTQEIFDTWMDARAGAGEPVYWYSTGTVRAYPSGELLYTMEGFDTAVSFRPEGRGAPIAHQYGRKIFIYRDPVTGEVAREANGMAIDPIAYPYQFIEYRLDEGQVIGVVEQGSGGRIQSIEAEPMSWRRLGDTYIFTAPLFLDFAIPGTDRRIEAWENYDFFIQPEGVARRHQLSWARIGRMPPWAGGQMAVLHLVNWRVDTYDELPQSIREYVEAEAPLWLEPPADLDAIRALQQGE, from the coding sequence ATGGTTATCAGATTGCTTGCACTGGTTGGCGTTCTGGGATGGAGCGCCGCGGCGCAGGCCGAGGACACCGGACCCTTCACCCAGGAGATCTTCGACACCTGGATGGATGCGCGCGCGGGTGCCGGCGAGCCCGTCTACTGGTATTCCACCGGCACGGTGCGCGCATATCCTTCGGGCGAGCTTCTGTACACGATGGAAGGGTTCGATACGGCGGTGTCCTTCCGGCCCGAAGGGCGCGGCGCCCCCATCGCTCACCAGTATGGCCGCAAGATTTTCATCTATCGCGATCCGGTCACTGGCGAGGTGGCGCGCGAGGCCAACGGCATGGCCATCGACCCCATCGCCTATCCCTATCAGTTCATCGAGTACCGCCTGGATGAGGGCCAGGTCATAGGCGTGGTCGAACAGGGATCAGGCGGGCGCATCCAGTCCATCGAGGCCGAGCCCATGAGCTGGCGAAGGCTGGGTGATACATACATCTTCACCGCGCCGCTGTTTCTCGATTTCGCGATACCCGGCACGGACCGGCGCATCGAGGCGTGGGAGAATTATGATTTCTTCATACAGCCCGAAGGCGTCGCCCGGCGTCACCAGCTGAGCTGGGCGCGCATCGGCCGCATGCCGCCCTGGGCGGGCGGTCAGATGGCGGTGCTTCACCTCGTCAACTGGCGCGTAGATACATATGACGAGCTGCCCCAGTCGATCCGGGAGTATGTCGAGGCCGAAGCGCCGCTCTGGCTGGAGCCGCCCGCCGATCTCGACGCCATCCGCGCGTTGCAGCAGGGGGAGTGA
- a CDS encoding DUF1330 domain-containing protein, translating into MSVVRSVMIAAGAGVAGLAMGLVLGQGQLFASGSTASAAEPAGEVPDGAYMIVMGTVHDRPAFFSGYMPGLPELYARHGGRYMAVTGEVETLEGETGFQSIVLSRWPDMQSARDFWDDPDYRALANARIDGEWGDFNVVLVPALPARTE; encoded by the coding sequence ATGAGCGTGGTGCGAAGCGTGATGATCGCCGCCGGGGCCGGCGTGGCGGGCCTGGCGATGGGGCTGGTGCTGGGTCAGGGCCAGTTGTTCGCCAGCGGAAGCACCGCTTCCGCCGCCGAACCCGCCGGTGAGGTGCCCGATGGTGCCTACATGATCGTCATGGGCACCGTCCATGACCGCCCGGCCTTCTTCTCCGGCTATATGCCCGGCCTGCCCGAGCTTTATGCGCGCCATGGCGGCCGCTATATGGCGGTTACAGGCGAGGTAGAGACGCTGGAGGGCGAGACCGGCTTCCAGTCCATCGTGCTCAGCCGCTGGCCGGATATGCAGTCGGCGCGCGATTTCTGGGACGATCCCGATTACCGCGCCCTGGCCAATGCCCGCATTGACGGCGAATGGGGCGATTTCAACGTTGTGCTCGTCCCGGCATTGCCCGCTCGAACCGAGTGA
- a CDS encoding GNAT family N-acetyltransferase yields MSTLTPVLRTARLTLRETHAQDFEACAALWSDERVVRFIGGRVSTPTESWGRMLRFPGLWALLGYGYWTLEERETGVFAGQVGFADFKRDLSVDISGIPEAGWVLSPSVHGRGYATEAMRAALDWADATLDAVRTCCLIDPGNAASLNVARKLGYRDAQAARLNDHHTLVLWRPRGG; encoded by the coding sequence GTGAGCACGCTCACCCCTGTCCTCCGCACGGCCCGCCTCACCCTGCGCGAAACGCACGCGCAGGATTTTGAGGCGTGCGCGGCGCTGTGGAGCGATGAACGCGTGGTGCGCTTTATCGGTGGCCGAGTCTCCACGCCGACCGAAAGCTGGGGGCGCATGCTGCGCTTTCCGGGGCTCTGGGCGCTGCTGGGCTATGGCTACTGGACGCTGGAAGAGCGGGAGACGGGCGTGTTTGCCGGTCAGGTGGGGTTCGCCGACTTCAAACGCGATCTCAGCGTCGACATCTCCGGCATTCCCGAAGCCGGCTGGGTGCTGAGCCCTTCTGTCCACGGGCGCGGCTACGCCACCGAAGCCATGCGTGCGGCGCTGGACTGGGCGGACGCCACGCTGGACGCAGTGCGCACCTGCTGCCTGATCGATCCCGGCAATGCCGCCTCGCTCAATGTCGCGCGCAAGCTGGGCTATCGCGACGCGCAAGCGGCCAGGCTCAATGATCACCACACGCTTGTACTGTGGCGGCCACGCGGTGGTTAG